A stretch of DNA from Candidatus Binatia bacterium:
AAAGAGTTTTATCTGCTTGCACTCGACCGCCAACTCGGGCGGGCAACGCGTATCGACGATCGTGCCGAGCTTTGCGCCGGGAACGCCGACCACGACACCCAGACACCACGTGCAGTATGTCGTTACGGAATACGGGGCAGTGAACCTGTCGTTGCTCACGGATGTGGAGCGGGCTCGAGCTTTGGTGCAGATTGCGCATCCGGATTATCGGGAGGAGTTGCGCGAGGCTGTGCGGCAGCGATTTGGCGGAGCCTGAAGCGGTCCGTGGCCGGAACCTTGCGCGCAGCGGAAGGCGGAATTGTGCGGCAAGGGAGAGTGCTGGGGCGAGCGCCTGCTTGCGGCGAAATACCCAACTGGCCAAAGGGCCACTCGCTGCTCGCTGCGCGCTGCGCACCATTTCACCCCATGCTCACCCGGCCTGCGGCCGACCTCTCGCTGGAAGTTCGGGGTGTCTTTTGATTCAGGGAGGGGGATGCGACAAACGTACCTATAAGGAGACGAAACATGCAGTACATATGTCCACGTTGCGGGCGCTCTGTGCGAGTCAAGCCGCCGGAAGGCACCTGCCCGCAGTGCAATGCGGTCTTGGTGCCGGAAAGCGAGAGTCACGAAGGCGAGCACAAGCCGAACGGATCGGAACCGACGCCTCCTCGGCGCCGTGTTTGATGTACGCGTCCGCAGGCGTGGCCAGGGACGATGCGCGTAAAGAATCCAGGGCTCGTCTTGCCGTTGGAAGAGGTGCTGCGTACGAGAAAAACCGATGCGGGAACTGTTCGACATGTGGCGCAACACGCGCATGGTCGTGTTTGCGGCTCTCACCGCAGCGCTGTATGCGTCCATTTTGATTCCGTTCAAAGTGCTTCCCATCATTCCTGGTGTGACGGAGCTGCGTCCGGCCAATGCCGTACCGGTGGTGTGCTCGTTTTTATTTGGCCCGGCGGCCGCATGGGGTGCGGCCATTGGCAACGTGATCGGTGACTTTTTCGGCGGATTTGGCCCCGGCGACTTGTTTGGGTTCTGGGGCAACTTCCTCTACGGCTTTTTGCCCTACCGGACCTGGGAGCTGTTGAGCGATCGTAGACCTGTGCCCCGCCGGCCACGGGAGTGGGCGCTGTTTGCAGCGGTGGTAGGCTTGGCCAGTGGCGCGTGCGGGCTCGTGATTGGTTGGGGGCTCAATCTGTTGGGTTTCGTGCCGTTCCGAGTGCTGGGTAACATCGTGTGGGTCAACAACATGCTGGCGAGCCTTTTGCTCGCTCCGTTTTTGCTGGCGGTGATTTACCCGCGCGCAGAACGGGGGCGCCTCACTTACCGGCAGGTGTTGGGGCACCGGAGAGACTTGCATGGGCTCCGGGCCTACCTCGGCCTGGCTGTCGTGGTAGTTGCGGTTGCTGGTGGAATGTGGTTGGGCAACGCCTTGTCCGCAGGCTATGCGGTGGTTCCGTGGGTTGCTGCCGGTCGGGTGGGTAGCACCGGGGCTTGGGAGGTCGGAGTCGGGCTTTTGCCGGTGCTGGGTATGTTGCTGTTGGGCCTTGCGCTCCTGTGACGTAACGTGACCAACCCATCGGTTTGTGCGGCGTGTTTGCGAGGCGTGAGCTTCACTTACGAGGGCTCGCTGTCTCCCGCACTTTCCGGCCTGACCTTGGATGTACGGCGCGGGGAAATGTTGGTCGTGATGGGGCCGAGCCGCGCAGGCAAGAGCACGCTGGCCAAACTGCTCAACCGCACCGTGCCGTCGTTCCAGCATGGCACGTTGGAGGGTGAGGTTTGGCTGTTGGGGGAGCGCTGCGTGGATCAGACCGTGGCGGATTTTGCGGGTCGCATAGGTTTAGTGGCGCAAGACTTCGAAGCCCAGTTGTTTTCCACGTCGGTGGACTGCGAGGTGGCTTTTGCCCTCGAGCAGTTCGGCATTGCGCCGCCCGAAATGAGGGAGCGCGTACGACGGGCCCTCGCGGCTGTTGGCTTGCAGGGTTTCGAGACGCGCGATCCAGCCACACTGTCGGGCGGAGAAAAGCAGCGGCTGGCCATTGGGGCGATGCTCGCCCTGGAACCGGAACTCTTCGTGCTGGACGAGCCGACGACCGATTTGGACCCCGTGGGCAAGGAAGAGGTGTTGGCCGTCGTGGCCGCGTTACGACAACAGGGGCGCACCCTGGTGGTCGTGGAGCACGAGACGCTTGCGGCAGAGATGGCCGATCGGGTCGTTCTGTTGGATCGGGGGCGGATTGTTGCACAAGGGCCACCGCGGGAGGTGTTGCGCGAGGCGGAACTTTTGTTGCGCTGCGCCGTGCGGCCGCCGGACCTTGCTTGTCTCGCGTGGCGTTTGGGGTGGAGCGAGGTGCCGCGCGATGTCGCCCATGCCCAGGAAATGCTCGGGTTGCAACGGCCGTGTGCGGACGCCGCTGGTGAACCGGAGCCCAATACATGCGCCGGGCACGCCCCGTTGCTGGCGGCAAAAAATGTTTCGCTGCAGTACGAAGACTCTTCCCGACCCGCGTTGGACGATGTGTCCGTAGAGATTTGCTCTGGAGAGTTCGTTGCGCTTTTGGGCCAAAACGGTTCCGGAAAAACCACGCTGGCCAAGTGTTTCAACGGCTTGCTACGCCCCAGCGGTGGCCAGGTGCTCTGGAAGGGGAGACCGATCCTCGGAATTCCGTTGAGCCAGCGCGCGGCGGCTGTGGGCTACGTATTTCAGAACCCCGACCACCAAATTTTTTGCGACCGTGTGTACGATGAAGTGGCATTTGGCCCGAAAAACCTCGGCCTCTCGCCGGAAGAAATTCGGGCCCGTGTGGACGAAGCCTTGGCCGCTGTGGGGTTGCAGGAACGGGTGGAAGACGATCCCTTTTGGCTCACCAAAGGAGAACGGCAGCGTTTGGCGGTGGCGTCGCTGCTGGCATTGCGGCCGGAACTGCTGGTGTTGGACGAGCCCACGACTGGCCTCGATTACCAAGAACAACGGCAAATGATGGAGCTCGTGCGGCGCTTGCACGAGGGCGGAATGACCGTGGTGATGATTACACACACGGCGTGGTTAGTTGCGGAGTACGCCCAGCGAGTGGTGTTGCTGAGTGCGGGAAGGGTACTCTTTGACGGGCCCACGCCCGAACTATTTGCACGGGCGGACTTGCTGGTAGCGGCGCGGTTTCGTGTGCCGCCCATCGTGGCCTTAGGGCAGCGGTGTGGCTTGGCAGTACGGTCTGTGGACGAATTCGTGCATTGCGTGAAACGTACGTCTTCTGGGGGCTAAAGGATGAAGCTCAGCCTCTACATCACGGCCGATTCTCCTTTGCACCGTTTGCATCCCGTGGTGAAACTTTGTTCGGTGGCGAGTTTTTTCGTCGCAGCCTTTACTGCCGACCGCCCCGTACAAAGTTTACCGCTGGCTGGAATCGTCGGCGTGCTGCTTTGGCTGGGGGCATCGTTTGGGAATGTATGGCGGCTCCGCTGGTTTCTGGCTCTGGTCTTTTGCATGTCGTTTCTCATCTGGGCATTGTTTTTTCCGAGCGTGCATCCGTGGTTCGTTTGGGGACCAGTGCGACCTGGGGCGGACGGGGCTGCGTTTGCGTTCGCCATGGCCTGCAAAATCACCACTTTTTTTGCCGGCGGGTTGCTGTTCCTTTCCACCACGCGGGTGGAAGAGTTCGCCGATGCATTGCGGATGTTGGGAGTCCCCGTGAAAATCGGCTTTGTCTTTACAATGGCGTTTCGGCTGGTTCCTGTGTTTGTAGATGCCGCGGTGGCCGTGGTGCAGGCCCAACAGTGCCGGGGGTTCGATTTTGATCGAGGCGGTTGGCTCGAACGATTGCGGCGGTACGTGCCCGTGATTGTGCCCGTGTTCATGGGTGCGCTGCGACGTGCGGATCTCATGGCCATGGCGCTGGAAGCGCGTGGTTTTCAGCGGAGAGGGTCGCGCACCAGTTACCGTACTTATGAATGGGGGGCAGGGGAAGTCGTGGCTGTTGGAGCGTCGGTGGTGCTCCTCGGTGTATGGTTGGCATGGGTGCGGGCAAGCCACGGCCCTTGAGGCCGCCCGCGGCGACGAGCGGCGCGTACCGTCGAGATTTCTGCTCGGCGGCAACCACGAGCAACCGACTGGCGGCTTCCTTCCTTATTCTTCTTGTTCACTCGAAGGCGTAGCCTCGCCGTTGCCTTTGTGGGATTCGCGCGAGCGGCGTGCGGCCACCCAGCCAGGCCGTTCCTTTTGCTGCTTCGGATTGTACACCAATGCGCCCGCAGAGACGTTCTTGCGTACCGTGGTTCCCGAGGCCACGTACGCGTCGTCGCCCACGGTGACGGGTGCCACAAGCTGGGAATCGCTCCCAATTTGGACCCGTGCGCCGATAATCGTGCGGTATTTATGAAAGCCGTCGTAGTTGCACGTGATCGTGCCCGCACCGATGTTGGTTTCTTCTCCGACCTCGACATCGCCGAGATAGGCAAGGTGATTCGCTTTGACGCCCGCGGCGAGCACCGCGTTCTTTGTCTCCACGAAGTCGCCGATGTGAACGCGCGGGCCCAAACGCGTGCCGGGCCGGAGTTGCGCAAACGGGCCGACCACAACCTCCTCCGCCAGTTCGGCCTCGTGCATGACCACCCCGAATTTCACGTGACAGTTCGGCCCGATGCGGGAGTCGACGACGTAAGCGTTCCCATCGAAGCGAGTACCTGCCTCTACCCGTGTCTGGCCGTAGAGGGTCACGTTGGGGCCGATCACAACGTCGGGGGCAAGTTCCACCCGTGGCCCGATGAAAGCCGTGGCCGGGTCCACAAACGCCACACCGCGTACCATCCACTGCGCTGTCAGTCGTTGGCGCAGCAGCGTCTCGCAGCGGGCCAGGTCCGCCAAATTGCTGACTTGCGCGGCTTCGTCGCTGGCTGCGACCACGGCCGCAACGTGGCTGCCCTGTCCGCGCGCGAGACTCACCACGTCGGTAAGGTACAGTTCCCTCTGGGCATTGTTGGGCTCGAGGCGCATGAGAAGGGGGATCAATTCTTTGACCGGCGCGCAGTACACTCCGACATTCACCTCACAGATCTCTTTTTCGAGGTCCGTGGCATCGCGCTCTTCCCGGATGAGCAGGACCCTGCCTTGGTCGTCCCGCAGGATTCGCCCAAAACCAGTCGGGTCATCTACCATTTGCGTGAGGATAGACAGCGCCGCTTCTTGTCCTTCCTGAGCCCCCAGCAAGCGCCGGATCGTGTCGGCTTGTAACAGAGGCAGGTCGGCCGGCACGACCACCACACGCCCCAGGAACTCGCCCAGCGCGTCGAGTGCGACCCGCACGGCATCACCTGTGCCGCGGGGAACGAATTGAATGGCATACTGAGGACGGAAAGGGGAGCACGCTTCGCGAATCTCCGCAGCTTCGGGACCGACGACCACAACGATCGGGTCGGCTTCGATTTGTTGAAGAAGCCGCAGGGGATACGTGATCAGCGGCTCGCCGGCCAACTCATGGAGTACCTTGGGACGGCGCGTACGCATGCGCGTACCCCGCCCCGCGGCTAGAACGACACCAGCTACCCGGTCTTTGTTATCCATGGACAAAGCTCCTTAATGAACTCTGTGTAAAGCACTCGTTCTATGTATTGACAAGGCCGAGTTGCACAGGCGCTATGTTTTTACACCGGCAAGACACGCCCTGTCCAGTCGCGAGCAGCCACGGTTCCGAACTCCCGCGCTGCGGCGGCGCCGAAATCCAGGCCGCAAGCCTCGAAGAATTAGCAGCGATTTGCCTTTCTTGACATTTTCATGAGGTGAACTAACATCGCCGGCCATGCACATCGAGACGCTCAAGGTGTTTTGCGATGTAGTGGAAACCGGCAGTTTCTCCCAGGCTGCAGCGCAGAACTTTATCACACAGTCGGCTGTGAGCCAGCAACTGCGGAACCTGGAAACGAAGTACCAGTGCCGCCTGCTGGAGCGAAGCCGTTCCGGTGCGAAGCCAACCCCCGAAGGGGCCATCCTGTACCGTGCGAGTCGAGAAATCCTGGAACGATATCGTCAAATCGAGGCGGAGCTGCAGGAAAGTGCCAAGATTGTTTGCGGTCCGCTGCGGGTGGCCATTGTGTACAGTGTGGGGCTCCACGAGCTGCCCCCGTACCTAAAGGAGTACTTGCGCTTGTACCCGCAGGTCAGTGTTCATGTGGAGTACTCGCGCCCGAACAAAATTTACGATGACACGATCGCCGGGCGCATTGATCTCGGGATCGTGGCGTACCCGTCGAAGCACCCGCAAATTCAAATCGTGCCGTTTCGAGAGGACAAACTCGTGGTCGTGTGCCCGCCGGAGCATCCGCTGGCGAATCAAAAGCGCGTGACGCTCTCGAAGCTCGACGGCGAAACGTTCGTGGGGTACGAGCGGGAGGTGGCGACGCGGCGAGCCTTGGATCAACTGTTCCGCGATCGTCAGATCCACGTTCGCTATGCGGGCGAATATGACAACATCGAAACCATCAAGCGTGCTGTAGAAATCGGCCAGGGGATCAGCATTGTGCCGCTGGCCTCCGTCAAGTACGAGGCGGAGCATGGCACAATCAAGGTTGTGCATCTGGCGGACGAAACGATCTTGCGGCCCTTGGGCATTGTGCACAAGAAGGGCCGCCACCTTTCGCCCGCTGCGGTGAAGTTCATCGAAGTTCTCAAACGACCTGACTTGCAGCGGCTACACGAGTGATCGCCGTCAGAGAGGTTGGGGGGTGACGACGAGCCGTTCTACCACGTCGGGGATTTCGTGGGGCTGCCACAGGGCGGACTTGAAGTAGCGGAACTGTCGCCACTCCTTTGTACAAGAGTCGAAGTAGCGGCTGTCCGGATGCCCACTCGGCCCCGAGGTGTGAGCGAAGTACGCCTCGTCGGGCTTGGCGAGATCGCAGACAAAGCGGCTCGTCGCGCCGACGAAGGAGCGTAGGTGTGGGCCGAGCGGGAAGGCCACGCTCGGACTGACCGTATACAGGTCGCCCGGAAATCCGTCGTCGAGAGCACGAAACCAACGCCCAATTAGGGGCAGTTCTCCGAGCCAAAGCCCGAGGCGGAGGCGGTGGATGCGTCCCCAGGTCCAATTCGAAACGTCTGTCCCATAGGTTTTCGCCAGCCGCTCGATGGTGCGCTCGAACGCGCGGATAGTTAACGTCTCCAGGCTTTGCCCGGTTGCTCGTGCCAGCAGTGGGCGTAAAGGGTCGTCGGGGTCGGTGAGGATTCGATGGACGCGCGGAATGGCCCGGCGGGTGCGCAAGAAGTGACGGCCCGCTTCTGGTCCGAGCAAAGGCAAGAAGCAAAGATCTGCGAGTTCTCGCTGCATCCAGGCGAGAATGGAAGGAGCAATTTCGGCTGTGTCGTACCGCCCGTTCCAAGTGTGTAGCTTGTGGTATGCAGCCCCGCGGATGCCGTCGTGTTGGCCATAGCGGGGCGCCAAAGCAGCGCAGATGGCATCGCGCAAAACGGGCCCGTAATCGCTTTCGATGTCGGACTGCAGCGCGAAAAACGACTCGACCGAGTGGCGATCGTGCTGGGCTAGAAACGCCTCGATTCGCTGCTGGCGATAGGGCGGCTCCACGTGGGTGCGGCTCGAGATTAGGTGGTTTTGCTCTGGGTTCGTATACGAGTTTGCCGTGGCCACGTAACCCCACCCCGGATTGATGATCTTCGGGTTGGCCGAGAACGGCAGAGTGCCCTTCCAGTCCGCTTCCGGATCGTGGGCGTCGCGCACGAATAGCCCGCTGCGCTGGCGAGCCACGAGCTGCCCGTAGGGTTCCCACGCAATTGTGCCATCCACGTGGCCGTACACATGATTGAAGTCGAACGGCCCGAGGTTGATTTCATCGAGCGCATCGCGGTGCTGTTCCACCGAGCGGGCTTCGGCGAGGCGGAGAAACCCGTGCAGAAAGGCAGCGGCATCGCTGGGGACGTACCGCAGGGCCAAGTCCACTCCGTCGTGGTGCTTCCAGCCGGGGTACAAGACCCCGTGCGGGCAACTTTCCCATTCCAGTACAGCGTCGGAGCCAAAGCGCACGGTGTGGGGCTGCCGGTGCCGCTCGATCGAGCCCCAGCCACTCGCTGTACGATATTTAGTCGGGTCGTCCGGCGCGCGGTGGATGCGAAAGAGGTCCCAGGCGTCGCGGTAGGCTGTGGTTACGCCCCACGCTAGGAAGCCGTTGTGGCCGAAGGGAAAAACGGGGCAGCCGGGTAGCACGCCGCCTTGAATGCGGTAATCGGGACATTCGAGGTGGGCGTGGTACCAAAATGTAGGCAGAGGAAAGAACGGCACGTGCGGGTCGTTGGCCACAATGGGCTTTCCGGAAGCGGAGCGGGCGCCGGCAACGGCCCAGTTGTTGCTGCCGACGCCGTCGAAGTGGAGCGGCGGTTCGGGTTCGGGCCTTGGGCCAGCAATGCATGCGGGTGCATCGGACCAGGGGGCGTCGGGAAAAAGGGCGCGGGCCAGGTCGTCGCCCCGGGCTCCGCGCACCGCGTCCACGACAAGTTCGATATCCAGTGGAGCCAACGCTACGCAGAAGGCGCAGGTGCGGGCGGCGAGTAGGGCGTCGGCCGGGCGCCAAGGGTGCACCGGACCGAATAGCCAATGGTCCAGCGGGTATATCCCGCTCATGGCAGCCAAGGCTGCGTTGACTCCGCTCGCGAAAGCCTCGAGAACGGTGCGTGCGCGCTGGGGAGCGCGCTCGTAGTCGCGCTCGCTGCTGGCTTCGAAATCCAGTGGCCGAATAAAGGCATCCACATCGAGGACCGAGCGGCCGGCAAGCACGGCACTGTTCGCAGGCAGGCGGAAGTTGCCAATGAGCTCGGTGAGACGGCCCGCGCCCAAGTGGCGGATGAGGTCCATCAGGGTGAAGCGGTCGGCACCCATCAAATAGCCGAGCGCTGCGTACAAGTCTGGTTCGTTGCGGGCGTAAATGTGGACGATGCCGCGTGCGTCGCGCACGATTTCCACCTCGGCGTTCATCGGCGGTAGGTTGGTTGCGGTGAGGGCTGGAAACGTGCCGCCGCGAATGCCCTGGAGCTTGCGGTACAAGAATCGCAGCAGTGTGGCGAAACGCCGCTTCGGGCGCAGGGTGCGTGTTTCTGTGGGCATGTGGCTCGTGGGAGAGACCCGCCGGATAGGTGAGGCTGACTCTAGAGTCTAAGGCTCAAAAACGTGCTGAAAGATCAGCCCCCCGGTAAAGTAAGTCGTGAGGTCGGTGGAGGGGCCTTTCACCGGGCGCATGTGGGCCTCGTCGCGGCGGGCGAACAGGCCAAGGGAGTTGCCGTTCCCGAGGCGGTATTGGATGGCCCCGGAAAGGTACCAGCCCCCGCCATTGTCGTCGATCACGCCCCAAGTGTGGGTGTAGTATCCGCCTCCGCTACTCAAGGAAACTTCGAAATACTCGTCGTACAGCGCCAGCCGAGGTCCGGCCGTGAGAGAAAATACGCTTTGCACGTCCCGCCCTTTGGTGGACACGCCGCTGTCGAGCGGCAAAGCAATGAGCTGAGGCGAGAGTTCCACGCCGAGACTGAAACTTTCCGCGAGCGAAAACAGCCTGAGACCACCGCGCAACGCAAGCGCGCCGCCGACATCCGCGGTGCGGCGAAACTTCTCGGTCGGTGCCGCCATTCCGAGATCCACGCCGGCGTATGGCTCCAAGGCCCGTGCGGTTGCCGTTGTTGCCATCGAGAGCCAACAGGCTCCAGCCCAAACAACTCCTAGCCGTACAATGCGCATCATGTCCCCTCCTCGTATACCTGCGAAGATGTGTCTTGCCCTCGCTGCCCGGAGTCCTGCGCTTCGAAGCTTCGCGGGCGTGCTGGGCCGACGTCTAGTCCAATCCGGGAAAATTTTGAAGTAGAGGAAAAACGATTTTCCTTTCCGCCGCCGCCCTCGGCCCCGGCGCGAACGCTTCCTTTGACCGTTTGTGCCTTTTCTTGCTTGACTCGCATTCCGGTTGTGTGGCAAAAACGCCGTGTAACGTTTTTCTTTGGCGGATAGGGGGTTATCCATGAAAAGTTCTGCGAGCGAGAAGCGCGAGCCGTGCAGCGTGGGTGCAGCCGCTCGGCGCGGGCAGGGTTGGTGGTTGCTTTTTTGCTGGCTTGCCTGTGGACGCATGAGGCCTTTGCGGCTGTGATCACAGTGTCGCCCACGAGTCCGGGAGGATGGGGGTTTTTGGTGGAGACAGGATCGACCGCGGCGGGAAATTTCCAGTCGGTCGGCCCCGGCACGCCTCCACTCGGTTTCGGCAGTGCGCGGTTGCAAGTGAATAGCACGAGCCGACGGGATTGTGTTTGGGCGCTTGGGTTGGAATTCCCTTGCGGCTAGCCGATTTGGCACAACTGAGTTACCAGACGTACCAGACGACTGCGAGTTCCCTCCGTGGTTGCTGGCGGCCCTTCAGATCCAGTACGATGCTGATATCACGGACAGCGACTTTAGCTTTCAAGGTCGGCTTGGTGTTCGAGCCCTCCTTGGCGACCGGGCTGGGTCAGCCGGTGCAAAACGGCATTTGGCAGAGCTGGGACACATTGGACGTGAGCGCCAACGGCTGGTGGGCGACTGGCGCTGCCAGTGCCGAAGGCAGCTCCTGTTTGATCTCGGGCGCCGGACGCATGTTCCGCGACGATGGCTAGCCCCTGTACGTCTAGCTGTGATCATTGGCTGTTTTCCCAACATCGGGGTGCACCCCTCGGCGTTCTTAGGTGCCATCTTGTTCAAGGCTGGTAGTGGCTGGGGCTTCGTTCGACGGCAATGTGGATGCCTTTACCATCCAAGCGGTTGGCCAGGAGGTGGAGGTGTACGATTTCGAAGGGGTACCACCTACGATGACTCCGACGGAAACTCCGACCAACACCCCGACGGATACGCCGACGAACACGCCCACCGATACTCCGACGGCGACCCCGACTAATACGCCCACGGATACGCCGACTTCGACTCCCACCGATACGCCGACGAGCACGCCGACCAATACTCCCACGGCGACCCCAACCAACACGCCCACGGATACTCCAACGCGAACACCCACCGACACGCCGACGAGCACGCCCACCGATACTCCCACGGCGACCCCGACCAACACGCCCACGGATACGCCGACTTCGACTCCCACCGATACGCCGACGAGCACGCCGACCAATACTCCCACGGCGACCCCAACCAACACGCCCACGGATACTCCAACGCGAACCCCCACCGATACAGCTACCAGCACGCCCACCCATACGCCGACTTGGACTCCGACCGACACCCCCACGCAGACGCCTACGAGCACACCGACAGCGACCCCCACCGATACCCCGACGCAGACTCCGACCAGCACACCCACCGACACACCCACCCAGACGCCGACGCCGACTTCGACGTTCACGCCCACACCCACGCCGACGCACACGCCGACCCCCACTCCGAGCGCGACGCCGACGGCAACGGCCACTGCGACGAGTACTCCGACGCCGACTTCGACGTTCACGCCCACACCCACGCCGACGCACACACCGACCCCCACCCCGACTCATACGCGTACCCCCACCAGCACGTTCACAGTGACGCCGACTTTCGCCGACTTCGAGAACGAAGCCGGCGACTTTGCCTGCAGCGATGGTTTCGACAACGACGGCGATGGGCTGGTGGATTGCGCGGATCCGTCGTGTGCGACGAGCACGCGCTGCTCTACACCGGTG
This window harbors:
- a CDS encoding cobalt ABC transporter ATP-binding protein, with protein sequence MTNPSVCAACLRGVSFTYEGSLSPALSGLTLDVRRGEMLVVMGPSRAGKSTLAKLLNRTVPSFQHGTLEGEVWLLGERCVDQTVADFAGRIGLVAQDFEAQLFSTSVDCEVAFALEQFGIAPPEMRERVRRALAAVGLQGFETRDPATLSGGEKQRLAIGAMLALEPELFVLDEPTTDLDPVGKEEVLAVVAALRQQGRTLVVVEHETLAAEMADRVVLLDRGRIVAQGPPREVLREAELLLRCAVRPPDLACLAWRLGWSEVPRDVAHAQEMLGLQRPCADAAGEPEPNTCAGHAPLLAAKNVSLQYEDSSRPALDDVSVEICSGEFVALLGQNGSGKTTLAKCFNGLLRPSGGQVLWKGRPILGIPLSQRAAAVGYVFQNPDHQIFCDRVYDEVAFGPKNLGLSPEEIRARVDEALAAVGLQERVEDDPFWLTKGERQRLAVASLLALRPELLVLDEPTTGLDYQEQRQMMELVRRLHEGGMTVVMITHTAWLVAEYAQRVVLLSAGRVLFDGPTPELFARADLLVAARFRVPPIVALGQRCGLAVRSVDEFVHCVKRTSSGG
- a CDS encoding cobalt ABC transporter permease yields the protein MKLSLYITADSPLHRLHPVVKLCSVASFFVAAFTADRPVQSLPLAGIVGVLLWLGASFGNVWRLRWFLALVFCMSFLIWALFFPSVHPWFVWGPVRPGADGAAFAFAMACKITTFFAGGLLFLSTTRVEEFADALRMLGVPVKIGFVFTMAFRLVPVFVDAAVAVVQAQQCRGFDFDRGGWLERLRRYVPVIVPVFMGALRRADLMAMALEARGFQRRGSRTSYRTYEWGAGEVVAVGASVVLLGVWLAWVRASHGP
- the glmU gene encoding bifunctional protein GlmU; this translates as MDNKDRVAGVVLAAGRGTRMRTRRPKVLHELAGEPLITYPLRLLQQIEADPIVVVVGPEAAEIREACSPFRPQYAIQFVPRGTGDAVRVALDALGEFLGRVVVVPADLPLLQADTIRRLLGAQEGQEAALSILTQMVDDPTGFGRILRDDQGRVLLIREERDATDLEKEICEVNVGVYCAPVKELIPLLMRLEPNNAQRELYLTDVVSLARGQGSHVAAVVAASDEAAQVSNLADLARCETLLRQRLTAQWMVRGVAFVDPATAFIGPRVELAPDVVIGPNVTLYGQTRVEAGTRFDGNAYVVDSRIGPNCHVKFGVVMHEAELAEEVVVGPFAQLRPGTRLGPRVHIGDFVETKNAVLAAGVKANHLAYLGDVEVGEETNIGAGTITCNYDGFHKYRTIIGARVQIGSDSQLVAPVTVGDDAYVASGTTVRKNVSAGALVYNPKQQKERPGWVAARRSRESHKGNGEATPSSEQEE
- a CDS encoding transcriptional regulator, with product MHIETLKVFCDVVETGSFSQAAAQNFITQSAVSQQLRNLETKYQCRLLERSRSGAKPTPEGAILYRASREILERYRQIEAELQESAKIVCGPLRVAIVYSVGLHELPPYLKEYLRLYPQVSVHVEYSRPNKIYDDTIAGRIDLGIVAYPSKHPQIQIVPFREDKLVVVCPPEHPLANQKRVTLSKLDGETFVGYEREVATRRALDQLFRDRQIHVRYAGEYDNIETIKRAVEIGQGISIVPLASVKYEAEHGTIKVVHLADETILRPLGIVHKKGRHLSPAAVKFIEVLKRPDLQRLHE
- a CDS encoding penicillin amidase; this translates as MPTETRTLRPKRRFATLLRFLYRKLQGIRGGTFPALTATNLPPMNAEVEIVRDARGIVHIYARNEPDLYAALGYLMGADRFTLMDLIRHLGAGRLTELIGNFRLPANSAVLAGRSVLDVDAFIRPLDFEASSERDYERAPQRARTVLEAFASGVNAALAAMSGIYPLDHWLFGPVHPWRPADALLAARTCAFCVALAPLDIELVVDAVRGARGDDLARALFPDAPWSDAPACIAGPRPEPEPPLHFDGVGSNNWAVAGARSASGKPIVANDPHVPFFPLPTFWYHAHLECPDYRIQGGVLPGCPVFPFGHNGFLAWGVTTAYRDAWDLFRIHRAPDDPTKYRTASGWGSIERHRQPHTVRFGSDAVLEWESCPHGVLYPGWKHHDGVDLALRYVPSDAAAFLHGFLRLAEARSVEQHRDALDEINLGPFDFNHVYGHVDGTIAWEPYGQLVARQRSGLFVRDAHDPEADWKGTLPFSANPKIINPGWGYVATANSYTNPEQNHLISSRTHVEPPYRQQRIEAFLAQHDRHSVESFFALQSDIESDYGPVLRDAICAALAPRYGQHDGIRGAAYHKLHTWNGRYDTAEIAPSILAWMQRELADLCFLPLLGPEAGRHFLRTRRAIPRVHRILTDPDDPLRPLLARATGQSLETLTIRAFERTIERLAKTYGTDVSNWTWGRIHRLRLGLWLGELPLIGRWFRALDDGFPGDLYTVSPSVAFPLGPHLRSFVGATSRFVCDLAKPDEAYFAHTSGPSGHPDSRYFDSCTKEWRQFRYFKSALWQPHEIPDVVERLVVTPQPL